In Paramisgurnus dabryanus chromosome 14, PD_genome_1.1, whole genome shotgun sequence, one genomic interval encodes:
- the sult6b1 gene encoding sulfotransferase 6B1, whose amino-acid sequence MSQTQPENPMKSRMEQAKEMKDEEKLYKRDGVLYSSILSPPETLDKLKDLEAREDDVILVAYPKCGFNWMVGVLRKIMNASTGKNEAPPDRPPLVEFLPPDVQQKLSEMPPRRLLGSHLHPDNMPASFFTKKPKILVVFRNPKDTLVSYFHFMNKNPVLPSAEPWDKFFSEFLAGEVPWGCYFDHALAWEKRIDDPNVMIVMYEELKQNLPMEVKKISEFFSFPLTQEQVNSVAEQSTFNAMLENSNKSHSNMGSIFFRKGEVGDWKNHFSEAQSKEMDEIFRSKLAGTKLGAQMKYDIYCQ is encoded by the exons ATGAGCCAAACACAACCTGAAAACCCAATGAAGTCCAGAATGGAGCAGGCAAAAGAGATGAAGGATGAAGAAAAACTTTACAAGCGAGATGGAGTTCTGTACTCCTCGATCCTGAGTCCACCAGAAACCCTGGATAAACTAAAAGACCTGGAAGCCAGGGAAGATGACGTTATTCTGGTGGCGTACCCCAAATGTG GGTTCAACTGGATGGTGGGAGTCTTGCGCAAAATCATGAATGCCTCCACTGGTAAAAATGAGGCACCGCCCGACAGACCACCACTGGTCGAGTTTCTACCTCCAGATGTTCAACAG AAACTCTCAGAAATGCCTCCACGAAGACTTCTGGGATCTCACCTGCATCCAGACAACATGCCTGCCTCTTTCTTTACCAAAAAACCAAAG ATTCTGGTGGTGTTCAGAAACCCAAAAGACACGCTGGTCTCATACTTTCATTTCATGAACAAAAACCCAGTTCTGCCCAGCGCTGAACCATGGGATAAGTTTTTTTCAGAGTTCCTGGCTGGTGAAG TTCCATGGGGATGTTATTTTGATCACGCTCTTGCCTGGGAAAAACGAATAGACGATCCAAACGTGATGATTGTGATGTACGAGGAACTCAAACAG AATTTACCCATGGAAGTGAAGAAGATCTCAGAGTTCTTCAGTTTTCCACTGACCCAGGAACAGGTCAACAGTGTCGCTGAGCAAAGCACCTTCAATGCAATGCTGGAAAACTCAAACAAGTCTCACAGCAACATGGGCTCAATCTTCTTCAGAAAGG GTGAGGTTGGTGACTGGAAGAATCATTTCTCCGAGGCTCAGAGTAAAGAGATGGATGAGATCTTCCGATCTAAACTAGCTGGAACTAAACTAGGAGCTCAAATGAAGTACGACATCTACTGCCAATAA